Proteins encoded by one window of Synechococcus sp. MVIR-18-1:
- the accC gene encoding acetyl-CoA carboxylase biotin carboxylase subunit: MPIGKVLIANRGEIALRILRSCRELGISTVAVYSTVDRSALHVQLADEAVCVGEGPSNKSYLNIPNILAAATSRGVDAIHPGYGFLAENDRFAEMCRDHGITFIGPSPHAIRSMGDKSTAKSTMQAVGVPTVPGSEGLLPNPEAAAELAAAMGYPVMIKATAGGGGRGMRLVPSPDQLVKLYKAAQGEADAAFGNPGLYMEKFIDRPRHVEVQILADRHGNVVHLGERDCSIQRRHQKLLEEAPSPALDPELRRQMGDAAVAAARSINYEGAGTVEFLLDRNGGFYFMEMNTRIQVEHPVTEMVTGIDLIAEQLRIAGGEPISVRQEDIQMNGHAIECRINAEDAQHNFRPAPGRITGWLPPGGPGVRVDSHVYTGYDIPPFYDSLIGKLIIWAPNRPAALARMKRALNECAITGIPTTVDFHLRMLDRPEFQRGDVHTKFVEEEML, encoded by the coding sequence ATGCCCATCGGCAAGGTGCTGATCGCCAACCGCGGCGAGATTGCCCTAAGAATTCTGAGAAGTTGTCGTGAACTCGGCATCAGCACGGTTGCGGTGTACAGCACCGTGGATCGCTCTGCACTGCACGTGCAGCTCGCTGATGAAGCGGTCTGCGTCGGCGAAGGCCCTAGCAACAAGAGCTACCTCAACATCCCCAACATCCTGGCGGCAGCCACCTCTCGCGGTGTGGATGCCATTCACCCCGGCTATGGATTTTTGGCGGAAAACGACCGCTTCGCCGAGATGTGCCGCGATCACGGCATCACCTTTATCGGCCCCTCTCCCCACGCCATCCGCTCGATGGGGGACAAATCAACGGCGAAATCCACCATGCAGGCTGTTGGCGTGCCAACGGTGCCTGGTAGCGAAGGCCTGTTACCCAACCCGGAGGCAGCTGCTGAGCTCGCTGCTGCCATGGGATATCCCGTCATGATCAAGGCCACCGCTGGAGGCGGTGGTCGTGGCATGCGGCTCGTCCCCAGTCCTGATCAGTTGGTGAAGCTGTACAAAGCGGCTCAAGGGGAAGCCGATGCAGCGTTTGGGAATCCGGGGCTGTACATGGAAAAATTCATCGACCGTCCCCGGCACGTCGAGGTGCAGATCCTCGCGGACCGGCACGGCAACGTGGTTCATCTCGGCGAACGGGACTGTTCGATCCAACGACGTCATCAGAAACTTCTCGAGGAAGCGCCAAGCCCTGCCCTCGACCCTGAGCTGCGTCGTCAGATGGGAGATGCAGCAGTGGCAGCGGCGCGAAGCATCAATTACGAGGGGGCCGGAACGGTGGAATTCCTCCTGGACAGAAACGGTGGCTTTTATTTCATGGAAATGAATACCCGCATCCAGGTCGAGCATCCCGTCACGGAAATGGTGACGGGTATCGACCTGATTGCTGAGCAGCTACGCATCGCCGGAGGCGAACCGATCAGCGTGCGCCAAGAAGACATTCAGATGAACGGTCATGCGATCGAATGCCGAATCAATGCCGAAGATGCGCAGCACAATTTTCGGCCAGCCCCTGGACGAATCACTGGATGGTTGCCTCCTGGAGGACCTGGAGTACGGGTCGACAGCCACGTGTACACGGGCTACGACATTCCGCCCTTCTATGACTCCCTGATTGGCAAACTGATCATCTGGGCGCCCAATCGTCCTGCTGCACTCGCACGCATGAAACGAGCTCTCAACGAGTGCGCCATCACAGGGATCCCAACAACGGTGGACTTCCATCTGCGCATGCTCGACCGCCCTGAATTCCAAAGGGGTGACGTGCACACCAAATTCGTCGAAGAGGAGATGCTTTAA
- a CDS encoding YggT family protein, with the protein MTPTLIAILPLLNVALGLLLAAWTLTFLARIVLTWYPQVDLSKGFWPLVAWPTEAILGLTRRVVSPIGGVDVTPVIWVGLLSLLRELLVGQQGLLSLVLLRAQSIA; encoded by the coding sequence GTGACGCCAACGCTTATCGCCATCCTTCCGCTGCTCAACGTGGCACTGGGTTTGCTGTTGGCCGCATGGACCCTCACCTTCCTGGCGCGCATCGTGCTCACTTGGTACCCCCAGGTGGATCTTTCCAAAGGCTTCTGGCCCCTTGTGGCCTGGCCCACTGAGGCGATTTTGGGGTTGACCCGCCGGGTTGTCTCTCCCATCGGGGGCGTGGATGTCACTCCCGTGATCTGGGTTGGGCTGCTCAGCCTGCTGCGCGAACTGTTGGTGGGCCAGCAGGGGTTGCTCTCACTGGTGCTGCTCCGCGCCCAGTCCATCGCCTAA
- the psbX gene encoding photosystem II reaction center X protein, protein MTPSLSNFLTSLVAGVAIVVIPASIGLFFLSQTDQVDRKL, encoded by the coding sequence ATGACGCCTTCCCTCTCCAATTTTCTTACCAGCCTTGTTGCTGGTGTAGCGATCGTTGTGATCCCTGCTTCTATCGGGCTCTTTTTTCTCAGCCAAACCGACCAGGTTGATCGCAAACTTTGA
- a CDS encoding Ycf66 family protein — protein MVNASLNWASIVGIVLAVGGALLYFMRTFKPALARDYDVFFAAIGLLCGGILFFQGWRLDPILQFGQFLLAGTTVFFAYESVRLRGISAEQARRSAYFDDEPEAASPAGGGGLRGGYDDPYERFDEPQPIRRRFGGQGSDEDERPEQDFYRPRRTSRAAIPEQAASRSRQRPDPSSDWSESSERDRRMARFGRSEDSAPSGPSFGERRSQRQDQRRGSRPTPVASSRPEPSSRASAGSAGINQRGAATARSSSRGLEGPPGIPQGSPLRREPEDAAYSPSTRQPSSSSPFISRNPGSEQGPTTTRESNRTPPRSSRPRDNSSRFDD, from the coding sequence GTGGTTAATGCCAGTCTGAATTGGGCCAGCATTGTTGGCATTGTGCTGGCTGTGGGTGGAGCACTGCTCTACTTCATGCGCACCTTCAAGCCCGCTCTCGCCCGTGATTACGACGTGTTCTTCGCGGCGATCGGCTTGCTCTGCGGAGGAATTCTTTTCTTCCAGGGCTGGAGGCTTGATCCAATTCTCCAGTTTGGGCAATTCTTGTTGGCTGGAACCACCGTGTTTTTTGCCTACGAGAGCGTGCGCCTTCGGGGGATTTCAGCGGAACAGGCCAGACGCTCGGCCTATTTCGATGACGAACCTGAAGCCGCAAGCCCCGCTGGAGGCGGAGGCCTGCGAGGTGGTTATGACGATCCCTACGAGCGTTTCGACGAGCCTCAGCCGATTCGACGCAGGTTTGGCGGTCAGGGTTCTGATGAAGATGAAAGGCCTGAACAGGATTTTTATCGCCCCCGTCGCACCTCCAGAGCTGCGATTCCCGAGCAAGCCGCAAGTCGGAGCCGTCAGCGGCCCGATCCCTCCTCCGATTGGTCAGAGAGCAGCGAACGAGATCGGCGCATGGCTCGATTCGGCCGCAGTGAAGACTCTGCACCGAGTGGCCCAAGTTTTGGGGAGCGCCGCAGCCAACGCCAGGATCAGCGCAGAGGTTCCAGACCTACCCCTGTTGCATCATCAAGGCCTGAGCCCTCTTCCCGAGCCTCTGCTGGGTCAGCTGGCATCAATCAGCGTGGGGCGGCGACTGCGCGCAGCAGCAGTCGTGGCTTAGAGGGACCACCTGGCATTCCTCAAGGCAGCCCACTGCGACGAGAACCCGAAGATGCCGCTTACTCCCCAAGCACGCGTCAACCCTCGAGCTCTTCGCCATTCATCAGCCGCAACCCAGGGTCTGAACAAGGTCCAACGACGACACGTGAGAGCAACCGCACTCCTCCTCGCAGTTCCCGCCCAAGGGATAACAGCTCCCGCTTCGACGACTGA
- a CDS encoding Tol biopolymer transporter periplasmic protein, which translates to MTRHLLLVWLALGVVACEGRSTRAPSGLLSPQQQDPALSGNGRLLAVIEDQNGRPTVQLRNVEGGGSLRLRHLSRHQPHSSPSLSWNGRYLAVITQRGNHRLVLIEDRLSGKAHPLRLPSGRDPVQVSLAPDARKLAIQTADQGRWRVEVIDLSGLLEPDGPGGQRRTTPSEPNR; encoded by the coding sequence ATGACCAGACACCTCCTCCTCGTGTGGCTCGCACTGGGAGTGGTGGCCTGTGAAGGTCGTTCAACTCGAGCACCATCTGGCCTGCTTTCACCACAACAACAAGACCCTGCCCTGAGCGGTAACGGGCGGTTGTTAGCCGTGATCGAAGATCAAAACGGCAGGCCGACCGTCCAATTACGGAACGTGGAAGGTGGGGGTTCATTGCGATTGCGCCACCTCTCGCGTCATCAGCCCCACAGCTCACCGTCCTTGAGCTGGAACGGCCGTTATTTAGCTGTGATCACCCAACGCGGCAACCACAGACTGGTCTTAATTGAAGACCGGCTGAGCGGCAAAGCTCACCCCCTACGCTTGCCCTCCGGTCGAGATCCCGTGCAGGTCAGCCTCGCTCCTGATGCACGCAAACTGGCGATTCAAACCGCGGATCAAGGGCGTTGGCGGGTCGAAGTGATTGACCTGAGCGGATTACTGGAGCCCGACGGACCTGGAGGCCAGCGACGCACCACTCCAAGCGAACCAAACCGATGA
- a CDS encoding chlorophyll a/b-binding protein encodes MTKSDQAMDRTPEEPSSASTAPETSATTKDVPAFGWSAYAERINGRFAMIGFLAVVLTEALSADTFLHWAGLIP; translated from the coding sequence ATGACCAAATCTGATCAAGCCATGGATCGCACTCCTGAGGAGCCTTCCTCTGCGTCGACCGCTCCAGAGACCAGTGCCACAACAAAAGACGTGCCTGCCTTTGGCTGGAGTGCCTATGCCGAGCGGATTAATGGTCGCTTCGCCATGATCGGATTTTTAGCTGTAGTGCTCACGGAAGCCCTCAGTGCTGACACCTTTTTGCATTGGGCAGGGCTGATTCCCTAA
- a CDS encoding ATP-binding cassette domain-containing protein has protein sequence MTASTFASSGPFKNLRNQLTKLRHLAQPFFLPLDQASGWQFIWLLVCLLFCVGGLVLAVLTALIRSLDRFQPDLTDKYLSGVSGTIATIWSSWWGAAFVTLFLVGLASFVAFRQQLRQRRWLNWGLLATIVFMLLAVNGINTGIGFIYRDITNALVDKDQGGFYGRLAIYGACFVIALPIRVTQVYITAKLGIIWREWLSKSLIGDYMKNKAYYVLNPNSEDETDVDNPDQRITQDTESFTAQSLSLALGLFDALLTFSLNILVLWSISSRLTFALFGYSAVATTLLIVSGRNLVRINYDQLRYEADFRYGLVHIRDNAESIAFYSGEGQEKQESYRRLGSVVKNYNLLIIWQVIIDVMRRSVSYAGVFLPFLVMAPVYFAGEIDFGVFNQANFAFNMVEGSLFFIVARIEQLAQFAAGISRLEGFQTKIEQVSKQAPSSNSRVVPGSNSIVIRSADLYPPNGKNPVIEDLTIDIGDHEKLLVVGPSGCGKTSLLRMISGLWEPTRGSVERPSMGDLLFIPQKPYMLLGSLREQLCYPADENRFSDEQLRSVLEQVSLQKLVTRYPDLDIKQDWPRILSLGEQQRLAFGRLLLNSPSFVVLDEATSALDVKTEKQLYELLVDRDLSFISVGHRPSLKHFHDNVLELRGDGDWSLIPASSYQP, from the coding sequence ATGACAGCGTCAACTTTCGCCAGCAGCGGTCCGTTTAAAAATCTGCGTAATCAGCTGACCAAGCTTCGTCACCTGGCCCAACCCTTCTTTTTGCCGCTCGATCAAGCGAGCGGATGGCAGTTCATTTGGCTGTTGGTATGCCTTCTGTTTTGTGTGGGCGGTTTGGTGCTTGCGGTGCTCACCGCATTGATTCGCAGCCTGGATCGGTTTCAGCCGGATTTAACGGACAAATATCTCTCTGGTGTTTCGGGAACGATCGCCACGATTTGGTCGAGTTGGTGGGGCGCGGCTTTTGTGACGCTCTTTCTGGTTGGTTTGGCCAGTTTTGTGGCTTTCCGCCAGCAATTGCGCCAGAGGCGTTGGCTCAATTGGGGCTTGCTCGCAACGATTGTGTTCATGTTGCTTGCCGTGAATGGAATCAATACTGGGATTGGGTTTATCTATCGAGACATTACGAATGCCTTAGTTGATAAGGATCAAGGAGGCTTTTATGGGCGATTGGCGATTTATGGTGCCTGTTTTGTGATTGCTCTCCCTATCCGGGTGACTCAGGTTTATATCACCGCAAAGCTGGGGATTATCTGGAGAGAGTGGCTGTCTAAATCGCTGATTGGCGATTACATGAAAAATAAGGCGTATTATGTTCTTAATCCAAATAGTGAGGATGAAACAGATGTTGATAACCCTGATCAAAGGATCACTCAGGACACAGAATCTTTTACGGCACAAAGTTTAAGTCTTGCTCTGGGTCTCTTTGATGCGCTTTTAACGTTTTCGCTTAACATTTTGGTGCTTTGGAGTATCAGCTCTAGGCTTACTTTTGCCCTATTTGGATATTCGGCAGTCGCCACAACTCTGTTAATTGTTTCAGGGCGCAATCTGGTCAGAATCAATTACGACCAACTTCGTTATGAAGCTGATTTTCGCTATGGCTTGGTTCATATCAGAGACAACGCTGAATCGATTGCTTTTTATTCGGGGGAGGGGCAAGAAAAGCAAGAGTCGTACAGGCGTCTTGGCTCAGTTGTTAAAAATTACAACCTGCTGATTATTTGGCAGGTGATCATTGATGTGATGCGTCGATCGGTCTCCTACGCAGGAGTTTTCCTTCCGTTTTTGGTGATGGCGCCTGTTTATTTTGCCGGTGAGATTGATTTTGGGGTTTTCAATCAGGCCAACTTTGCCTTCAACATGGTGGAGGGATCGTTGTTCTTCATTGTGGCTCGAATTGAGCAACTTGCTCAGTTCGCTGCAGGTATTAGTCGTCTCGAGGGATTCCAAACCAAGATTGAGCAGGTGAGCAAGCAGGCCCCTAGTAGCAATAGCCGTGTTGTTCCTGGAAGTAACAGCATCGTGATTCGTTCTGCTGATCTTTACCCTCCCAATGGAAAGAACCCGGTTATTGAAGATCTCACGATTGATATCGGTGACCACGAGAAGTTGTTAGTTGTTGGGCCATCCGGATGCGGAAAGACATCACTCTTGAGGATGATTAGCGGCCTTTGGGAGCCCACTCGGGGCAGCGTGGAGAGGCCATCGATGGGTGACCTTCTGTTCATTCCTCAAAAGCCTTACATGTTGCTGGGCTCGCTCAGAGAGCAGCTTTGCTATCCAGCAGACGAAAACCGTTTTAGTGATGAACAGCTCCGAAGTGTGCTTGAGCAGGTCAGCTTGCAAAAGCTCGTGACCCGTTATCCCGACTTGGATATCAAGCAGGATTGGCCTCGAATCCTTTCCTTAGGAGAACAGCAGCGATTGGCCTTTGGAAGGTTGTTGTTGAACTCTCCGAGTTTTGTGGTCCTAGATGAGGCAACCAGTGCCCTTGATGTGAAGACGGAGAAGCAGCTTTATGAGTTGCTCGTTGATCGAGATCTCTCGTTTATTAGTGTTGGCCATCGTCCTTCCCTCAAGCACTTCCATGACAACGTGCTTGAACTGCGGGGGGATGGCGATTGGAGCCTGATCCCCGCCAGTAGCTATCAACCATGA
- a CDS encoding histidine triad nucleotide-binding protein gives MAGDTIFARILRGEIPCDEVYSDDSCLAFRDVAPAAPVHLLVIPRKPLESLREAETADEELLGHLLVVAAKVAKQEGLSDWRTVINSGEGAGQTVFHLHVHVIGGRSLEWPPG, from the coding sequence ATGGCTGGCGACACGATTTTTGCCCGCATCTTGCGTGGAGAGATTCCATGCGATGAGGTGTACAGCGATGACAGCTGTCTGGCGTTCCGTGACGTTGCTCCGGCCGCTCCTGTTCATCTGCTGGTGATTCCGCGCAAGCCACTAGAGAGCTTGCGCGAAGCGGAGACAGCGGATGAGGAGCTGCTTGGGCATCTGTTGGTCGTGGCGGCGAAGGTTGCCAAGCAAGAAGGATTAAGCGATTGGCGAACGGTGATTAACAGCGGAGAGGGTGCAGGACAGACCGTCTTCCACTTGCATGTGCATGTGATCGGTGGGCGTTCCCTGGAATGGCCTCCCGGATGA
- a CDS encoding YifB family Mg chelatase-like AAA ATPase: MLARCSSASIQGMEALPVTVEVDLAPGLPGLQLVGLPDAAIQESRERVRAALRNSGFRGPLVRVIVNLAPADRRKEGPAFDLPIALALLVASGQLDPQKLEGLCCAGELGLDGSLRPCRGILAIACQAKTQQAKAFVVPSANAAEASLVAGLPIVSAQTLGQLVEQLRHGIEHNSCPQPTREQPATTTSPSSASAPSSAAPLTIQHFARKALAIAAAGGHHLLMVGPPGCGKTMLARQLPKILPPLSDSEALELTRLQSIAGTLGSVTSLVRQRPFRAPHHSTTAAGLLGGGTNPRPGELSLAHGGVLFLDELTEFPRSILDQLRQPLEEGVLWMSRARLRCAFPCRVTLVAATNPCPCGWHGDPSNRCRCSELQRQRYWNRLSGPFLDRLDLQCRLEPVPTGQLRRCFKTTADSTENQTEESVSPEAIQAARIKMCQRNPSGQLNSQLSALELGRYGQIEERAFQCWEQVVSKRQLSMRSSLRLLRVARTIADLDAVPKVGEQHLAEAICFRSYDQTPKATI, translated from the coding sequence ATGCTGGCACGCTGCTCAAGTGCATCCATTCAAGGAATGGAGGCGCTTCCCGTCACGGTGGAAGTGGATCTAGCCCCAGGGCTTCCAGGCTTGCAGCTTGTGGGACTTCCAGATGCTGCCATTCAAGAATCGCGCGAACGCGTTCGAGCAGCGCTGCGCAACAGTGGCTTTCGCGGCCCCCTCGTGCGGGTCATCGTCAATCTGGCACCAGCGGATCGACGCAAGGAAGGACCCGCCTTCGATCTCCCGATCGCGCTGGCCTTGCTCGTCGCCAGCGGTCAGCTTGATCCCCAAAAACTGGAGGGGCTGTGCTGCGCAGGAGAACTGGGCCTGGATGGAAGTTTGAGGCCCTGCCGCGGCATTCTGGCCATCGCCTGCCAAGCAAAGACCCAGCAAGCCAAGGCGTTTGTGGTGCCATCCGCCAACGCGGCAGAAGCCTCTCTGGTGGCCGGACTCCCCATCGTGAGCGCCCAGACGCTGGGGCAACTCGTTGAGCAGTTACGGCATGGCATCGAGCACAACTCTTGCCCTCAGCCCACAAGGGAGCAGCCTGCAACGACAACGAGCCCTTCCAGCGCCTCAGCTCCCTCGTCCGCAGCCCCCCTAACGATTCAGCATTTCGCGCGAAAGGCACTGGCGATTGCTGCCGCCGGTGGACACCACCTCCTGATGGTGGGGCCTCCCGGCTGTGGCAAAACAATGTTGGCGCGCCAGCTCCCCAAGATTCTTCCGCCGTTAAGCGACTCAGAGGCTCTGGAGCTCACCCGCCTTCAATCCATTGCTGGCACGCTCGGCAGCGTGACAAGCCTGGTGCGGCAACGACCATTCCGTGCACCGCATCACAGCACCACGGCAGCGGGGCTTCTCGGCGGCGGCACCAATCCTCGGCCCGGTGAATTGAGCCTGGCCCATGGAGGCGTGCTTTTTCTCGATGAGCTCACCGAATTCCCAAGATCCATCCTCGATCAGTTGCGTCAGCCTTTGGAGGAGGGGGTTCTCTGGATGAGCCGAGCGCGATTGCGCTGCGCCTTCCCCTGCAGGGTGACCCTGGTGGCTGCCACCAATCCCTGCCCTTGCGGCTGGCATGGTGATCCTTCCAACCGCTGCCGTTGTTCGGAGCTGCAACGGCAGCGCTACTGGAACCGCCTATCAGGTCCATTTTTGGATCGTCTTGATCTTCAATGCCGCCTTGAACCTGTGCCAACAGGCCAACTACGCCGTTGCTTCAAAACAACAGCAGATTCAACAGAGAACCAAACGGAAGAGAGCGTCTCCCCCGAAGCCATCCAGGCCGCGCGCATCAAAATGTGCCAACGCAACCCGAGCGGCCAACTCAACAGCCAACTCAGCGCGCTCGAGCTCGGCCGCTACGGCCAGATCGAAGAACGGGCCTTTCAATGCTGGGAGCAGGTGGTGTCGAAACGGCAGCTGAGCATGCGCAGCAGCTTGAGGCTTCTGCGCGTTGCCCGAACCATTGCCGACTTAGACGCTGTGCCAAAAGTGGGCGAACAACATCTTGCAGAAGCAATCTGCTTCCGTAGCTATGACCAAACGCCCAAAGCCACTATTTGA
- the rpsU gene encoding 30S ribosomal protein S21 has translation MTQVTVGENEGIESALRRFKRQVSKAGIFADLKRLRHHETPIEKYKRKAQQRRRRR, from the coding sequence ATGACTCAGGTCACGGTTGGAGAAAACGAAGGCATCGAATCGGCCCTACGTCGCTTTAAGCGTCAGGTCTCCAAGGCCGGGATCTTTGCGGATCTCAAGCGCCTGCGCCATCACGAGACTCCAATCGAGAAGTACAAGCGCAAAGCTCAGCAGCGCCGCCGCCGCCGTTGA
- a CDS encoding DUF3747 domain-containing protein — translation MGRPWNAAVACAVFTAAVATGLPQAAKAQGSVFTAADVDESQFVMVSAPIGKGESSQLNIYEQRSSVRPCFAVSGASPAVVDPLLASFDFTGICNRYIDGNGYSLRIGGDDLGTRYRLSVVKTGSDIELLAVPTRDPSRPTMVVARSGGPGNGFLKLNLEPGWKLMRRQYGKRTLGHLYVYRDGMPGSPGAL, via the coding sequence ATGGGCCGTCCTTGGAACGCTGCTGTTGCTTGTGCTGTGTTTACGGCAGCTGTCGCCACAGGTCTGCCGCAAGCAGCGAAAGCTCAAGGATCCGTCTTCACTGCTGCAGACGTTGACGAAAGCCAATTTGTGATGGTGTCGGCTCCCATCGGTAAGGGTGAGAGCTCTCAGCTGAATATTTATGAGCAGCGGAGCAGTGTCCGGCCTTGTTTTGCGGTGTCAGGCGCTTCCCCTGCAGTGGTTGATCCCCTGTTGGCCAGTTTTGACTTCACCGGAATCTGTAACCGCTACATCGATGGCAATGGGTATTCCCTGCGCATTGGCGGCGATGACCTTGGAACGCGTTATCGACTCTCCGTGGTCAAAACCGGTTCCGATATCGAGCTCTTGGCCGTCCCGACGCGTGATCCCTCCCGCCCCACCATGGTGGTGGCTCGCTCAGGAGGGCCTGGAAACGGTTTCCTCAAGCTGAATCTTGAACCGGGCTGGAAGCTGATGAGGCGTCAATACGGCAAGCGCACGCTGGGACATCTTTATGTTTACCGGGATGGCATGCCTGGATCGCCCGGCGCTCTTTGA
- the def gene encoding peptide deformylase, whose product MARSFAQLARSAEKSSSSIAVPKEPLESAPLNIHTLGDDALRADARRIGKVDERVRDLVRDMLRSMYTARGIGLAAPQVGVHQQLLVIDLDLETPSTPPLVLINPEITTCSASVDTYEEGCLSIPGVYLDVVRPTAIQLSFRDEMGRPRTMKADGLMARCIQHEMDHLRGVLFVDRVTDSSGLNKELKDHGFLAKDVRPMTP is encoded by the coding sequence TTGGCTAGGAGCTTCGCCCAGTTGGCACGATCGGCTGAGAAAAGCAGCTCCTCCATTGCCGTGCCTAAAGAGCCCTTAGAAAGTGCTCCGCTCAATATCCATACTCTTGGCGATGATGCGCTACGGGCAGATGCTCGCCGGATCGGCAAGGTTGACGAGCGCGTGCGCGACTTGGTCCGCGACATGTTGCGCAGCATGTACACCGCCCGTGGCATCGGCTTAGCAGCTCCTCAAGTTGGGGTGCATCAGCAATTACTGGTGATTGACCTCGACCTTGAGACGCCAAGCACCCCACCCCTTGTCCTGATCAACCCTGAAATCACAACCTGCAGCGCATCTGTGGATACCTATGAGGAGGGCTGCCTAAGCATCCCTGGGGTGTATCTCGATGTGGTCCGTCCGACGGCTATTCAATTGAGTTTCAGAGATGAGATGGGGCGACCCCGCACGATGAAGGCTGATGGTCTGATGGCGCGTTGTATTCAGCACGAGATGGACCATCTCCGTGGGGTGCTGTTTGTCGATCGTGTGACCGATTCCAGTGGCCTCAACAAGGAGCTAAAGGACCATGGCTTCCTCGCCAAGGACGTCCGCCCCATGACGCCTTAA